The following proteins are encoded in a genomic region of Bacteroidota bacterium:
- a CDS encoding SBBP repeat-containing protein: MKLNSNACGRIRNHAVQFLENKGQMTDVNGQPVPSVLFKTQVPGMDMYLTDKGLTYIFIDSLGEKENEEVDEKKHDEKKIEKRWSRIDMTFSGASIKKENTIKEKQSSSNYNYFYGHCPEGIYGVKQYEKITIKNIYPGIDWVLYNSGENGFKYDLIVNPGANPDAIELIYSSLNPITIDSSGNVRSETELGTLTENAPVSFQDKTEIQSRFIKSRVVKNEAGIYNTYLKFSIGNYDYNRLLRIDPQLVWGTFYGGFAHEGFMSFDTDASGNLYVTGYSNSDNFPVLNSGTYFSGTFGGNWPANDAVVLKFSNSGVLLWATYFGGSQNDAGSIIKIDANNNILVTGNTNSTDFPVLNPFQPTIGGSYDAFAIKFNSSGALQWATYYGGSNDENRHNNIAGGITTDNVGNVFIVGSTRSTNFPVQNSGTYFSGLLKGSSDGFIVKFSSTGMCLWGTYYGGTNNDEINSIATDALGDICIIGTTLSGNFPVKTSGAAYFDNAAAGMDAFVSKFTNTGIHTWSTYFGGTSGIDEGICIIIDRTGNIIIEGNTSSSDFPLLNPGGSSYFDNTYNGGVQDVYLAKFSSIGILTWSTFYGGNGRDGHSLSKTYDNLAVDQCNNIYYYFSTTSTDINSLDQQCGTFFDGTYGGGGCCNSFGDCYITEFSASCKLLWASYVGGTEEDFRTPVATDIYNNLFIGGEWPNYTSSSGLPVLNPGGGAYYKNSPVAGDDSFILKLIPILPTYTQSQVNTCACNGTAALNITCGTAPYNYVWSNATQTIGSNSTSNFITNICAGAYWVEVKDGACNRDTLHFTINGSSLTLTTSQNNATCSSAGTATVSVSANGTAPYTYSWASGGQTTQTSTGLSPGTYTVTVSDINGCTSTSTVTISSPPPLTAQFTKGTANCPGCGCKEWLLVTAAGGTSPYSYTWPDGYVNRYKNNLCPGVYLVNVKDKNGCSVNVSLTSP, from the coding sequence TTGAAGTTAAATTCCAATGCATGCGGACGGATCCGGAATCACGCTGTTCAATTTCTTGAAAACAAAGGCCAAATGACTGATGTTAACGGACAACCTGTTCCATCTGTATTGTTTAAAACACAAGTCCCGGGTATGGACATGTATTTAACAGACAAAGGATTGACCTACATTTTCATTGACTCCCTGGGCGAAAAAGAAAACGAAGAAGTCGACGAAAAAAAACATGATGAAAAAAAAATTGAAAAGAGGTGGAGCCGTATTGACATGACTTTTTCAGGAGCATCCATCAAAAAGGAAAATACTATAAAAGAAAAACAGTCTTCGTCAAATTACAATTATTTCTATGGACATTGCCCCGAAGGCATTTATGGGGTAAAGCAGTATGAAAAAATAACCATTAAAAATATTTACCCCGGAATAGATTGGGTATTGTATAATTCCGGAGAGAATGGATTTAAATATGATCTCATCGTTAATCCCGGTGCTAACCCCGATGCGATAGAACTTATATACTCATCATTAAATCCAATAACAATCGACTCAAGTGGAAATGTAAGATCAGAAACTGAATTAGGAACCTTAACTGAAAACGCCCCGGTTAGCTTTCAAGATAAAACGGAGATACAAAGCCGGTTTATAAAAAGCAGAGTTGTGAAAAATGAAGCGGGCATTTATAACACGTATCTTAAATTTTCTATTGGCAATTATGATTACAACAGACTACTTAGAATTGACCCTCAACTTGTTTGGGGTACATTTTATGGAGGCTTTGCTCACGAAGGGTTTATGAGTTTTGACACTGACGCAAGCGGAAATTTATATGTGACAGGATATTCCAATTCAGATAATTTCCCGGTATTAAACTCCGGTACATATTTTAGCGGCACTTTTGGCGGCAATTGGCCCGCAAATGATGCGGTAGTTCTGAAATTTTCAAACTCAGGTGTACTGCTTTGGGCAACCTATTTTGGAGGAAGTCAGAATGATGCAGGCAGTATAATAAAAATTGATGCGAATAATAATATATTAGTTACCGGCAATACAAATAGTACCGACTTCCCGGTTCTAAATCCTTTCCAACCAACAATTGGAGGCAGTTATGACGCTTTCGCAATAAAATTTAATAGTTCCGGAGCCTTGCAATGGGCAACATATTACGGAGGTTCGAATGATGAAAACAGGCACAATAATATTGCGGGAGGAATAACAACAGATAATGTGGGCAATGTTTTTATTGTCGGAAGTACACGGTCGACAAATTTTCCTGTCCAGAATTCGGGCACGTATTTTTCTGGTCTGTTAAAAGGAAGCAGCGATGGTTTTATTGTAAAGTTTAGCAGTACAGGAATGTGTTTGTGGGGAACCTACTACGGAGGCACTAATAATGATGAGATAAATTCAATTGCAACCGATGCATTAGGGGATATTTGCATAATTGGAACAACTCTTTCCGGAAATTTTCCTGTAAAAACATCGGGGGCAGCTTATTTTGATAATGCTGCAGCTGGCATGGATGCATTTGTTTCAAAATTTACAAATACCGGGATTCATACCTGGTCAACATATTTTGGAGGAACGAGCGGCATTGATGAAGGCATCTGTATTATAATTGATAGAACCGGAAACATTATTATTGAAGGAAATACAAGTTCATCGGATTTTCCACTTTTAAACCCGGGAGGATCCTCATATTTCGACAATACCTATAATGGAGGTGTACAGGATGTCTATTTAGCAAAATTTTCCAGCATCGGTATTCTAACTTGGTCCACTTTTTATGGTGGGAATGGAAGAGATGGCCATTCTCTTTCAAAAACCTATGATAACCTTGCTGTTGATCAGTGTAACAATATATATTATTACTTTTCTACTACATCTACTGATATTAATTCACTTGATCAACAATGTGGTACTTTTTTTGATGGCACTTACGGTGGCGGTGGTTGCTGTAACAGCTTTGGAGATTGTTATATTACGGAGTTCTCTGCTTCATGTAAATTACTTTGGGCAAGCTATGTTGGTGGTACTGAAGAAGATTTCAGAACACCTGTTGCTACAGACATTTACAACAACCTGTTTATTGGAGGAGAATGGCCAAATTATACATCAAGTTCCGGCCTTCCTGTTTTAAATCCGGGTGGAGGAGCGTATTATAAAAACTCACCTGTTGCCGGTGATGACAGTTTTATCCTCAAGTTAATCCCGATATTACCAACCTATACACAATCTCAGGTCAACACATGCGCCTGCAACGGAACTGCGGCACTAAATATAACATGCGGCACTGCACCTTACAATTACGTATGGAGCAATGCCACTCAAACCATTGGTAGTAATTCAACAAGCAATTTCATAACAAATATTTGTGCGGGTGCTTATTGGGTGGAGGTAAAAGACGGTGCGTGTAACCGTGACACGCTTCACTTTACAATTAACGGAAGCAGCTTAACTTTAACTACCTCTCAAAATAACGCAACTTGCAGCAGCGCAGGTACAGCAACGGTATCCGTTTCCGCAAATGGAACTGCACCTTACACATATAGCTGGGCATCAGGTGGACAAACCACACAAACCTCAACAGGGCTATCTCCCGGAACATACACAGTTACGGTTTCCGACATAAATGGCTGCACCTCCACCTCAACAGTCACAATTTCTTCACCCCCACCCCTCACAGCTCAATTTACAAAAGGCACAGCTAACTGCCCGGGTTGCGGTTGTAAAGAATGGTTATTGGTAACTGCCGCTGGCGGCACAAGCCCTTATAGTTATACCTGGCCGGATGGATATGTTAACAGGTATAAAAACAACCTTTGTCCGGGAGTTTATTTGGTAAATGTTAAAGATAAGAACGGGTGCAGTGTAAATGTCAGCCTTACTTCACCATGA